In Topomyia yanbarensis strain Yona2022 chromosome 2, ASM3024719v1, whole genome shotgun sequence, one DNA window encodes the following:
- the LOC131685596 gene encoding uncharacterized protein LOC131685596: protein MDPARPEANLHDLRLRATQTLQLIGLVEVNRALYDTSDKNYNRKKTKSVAWKGITAAVLDIKPEEVTRLQSLQIQHKWKSLRTAYVRQRRLANPLAPYRYADLMSFLDPFLRRDESAVLEPSGFSAPFELDLNGDVTTEVAPATIKENCIDFFDPIEEDFNYDVQMLSKQSPDELTAPLSSAVSTNSESVESATVVGAVPVDSHDVVDELEMFFSQITRTIRKFSTRKTIELKMQIFNLVSQAELDELDATNK from the exons ATGGACCCCGCCCGGCCGGAAGCCAACCTGCACGATCTTCGTTTGCGTGCTACACAAACATTGCAGCTCATCGGACTAGTTGAGGTAAACCGTGCTTTGTACGATACTTCCGACAAGAACTACAATCGAAAGAAAACCAAATCGGTTGCTTGGAAAGGGATCACGGCTGCCGTGTTGGACATTAAACCGGAGGAAGTAACTCGGCTCCAATCGCTGCAAATACAGCATAAGTGGAAAAGTTTGCGGACCGCCTACGTTCGGCAGAGAAGACTGGCCAATCCGTTGGCACCCTACCGGTATGCGGATTTGATGAGTTTTCTCGATCCGTTCCTGCGTCGGGATGAATCTGCGGTGCTAGAACCGAGTGGATTCTCGGCTCCTTTCGAACTCGATCTGAATGGAGATGTAACTACCGAAGTCGCACCAGCAA CTATCAAGGAAAACTGCATCGATTTTTTCGACCCTATTGAGGAGGACTTTAACTATGACGTTCAGATGCTCTCGAAGCAGTCGCCGGACGAACTGACAGCGCCACTGTCCTCAGCTGTTTCTACAAACTCGGAATCTGTCGAGAGTGCCACAGTCGTGGGCGCCGTGCCAGTAGACAGTCACGATGTAGTAGATGAACTGGAAATGTTTTTCTCGCAAATTACACGAACGATACGCAAGTTTTCAACGCGGAAAACCATTGAGCTGAAAATGCAAATTTTTAATCTCGTATCACAGGCGGAGTTAGATGAATTAGATGCAACGAATAAGTAG